The genomic window GCCGGAGACGGCCACCTCGTGGGCATCTCCTCGGTCGCGGCCCACTTCGGGGTCGGCGGCGTGCAGGCGTACAACGCCTCGAAAGCGTTCGTCTCGACGTACCTCGAGGGACTGCGGGCGCGACAGGCCGATCGCGACGCGGACGTGACGATCACGACCGTCGAACCGGGCTTCGTCGACACCGAACTCTCGATGGGCGGCTTCTGGGAGTGCTCGCCGGAAACGGCCGCCGCACAGATCGCCCGCGCGATCCGCGAGCGACGGACCCACGTCTACGTCACGCGGCGCTGGCGGCTCGTCGCGTGGGTCCTGAAAGCGACGCCCGAGTCGGTACTGCGGCGACTGCTCTCCTGACCCCTCGCAGAGAGTGCTCCCGACCGTTCGCGGCGAATCGTTCACCGCCACCGTAATCGGCTAAGGGACGCGGCGCGGAGAACGACCATGAAGTTCACGCCAGGACCGACGGCGGTTCCGCCGGCGGTCAGGGAGGCGATGGCCGAGGAACAGCCGAACCCAGACGTCGATCCCGCGTTCGCGGAGCGCTACCAGGCGCTCTGCGAGGACCTCGCCGACGTCTACGACACCGACCACGACGTCGTCGTCCCCGGCGGCGAGGGCATTCTGGGCCTCGAGGCGGCGATCGCCTCGCTGGTCGCGCCCGGCGACCGGGTGCTCTGTATTTCGAACGGGCTCTACGGCGACGGGTTCGCGGACTTCGTCGAGTCCTACGGCGGCGAGGCCGAACTCGTCTCGGCGCCCTTCGACGAACCGCTCGACCTCGAGGCCGTCGAACGTGCGCTCGAGGACGCCGAAAACGACGGCGAACCGTTCGAACTGGCGACGATGGTCCACTGCGAGACGCCGACGGGGACGCTCAACGATCTCGATCCCATTCTGGACCTGCTCGAGGAACACGACGTGCCGAGCGTCGTCGACGCCGTCTCGTCGCTCGGCGGGACGCCGGTCCCGACCGATCGGATCGACGTCTGTCTCGGGGCGTCCCAGAAGTGTTTCAGCGCGCCGCCGGGGCTGACCACCGCCGCGATCAGCGACCGGGCCTGGGAGCTGATGGACGACCGCGACCCGTCCTCGCTGTACACGAACTTCCTCCCGTGGCGGGACGTCTCCGAGGAGTTCCCCTACACGCACCTGAGCGCGAACGTGGCCGCCCTCGAGGAAGCGATCGATCGCCTGCTCGAGGAGGGCCTCGAGAGCGTCTACCGGCGCCACGAGGCCGCCGCCGAGCGCTGTCGCGAGCGCGGCGCCGAACTGGGACTCGAGGTCTATCCCGATCGGGAGCGGAGTTCCCCGACCGTGACGGCGTTTCACCTCCCGGGCGAGGCGAAGCAGGTTCAGCAGCGGGTCGCGGCGGAGGAGGACGTCGTGCTGGCGACCGGACTCGGCGAGATGGAGAACGATATCCTCCGATTCGGCCACATGGGGTACAACGCCGAGCTCGAAAAGGTCGATCGCGCGATGGACGCGCTCGAGGCCGTCCTGGAGTAGCTCGAACCGACGCCTCCGTCATTCCTCGCTGAACCGCTCTCGGACCTCGAGTGCCGCGTCCGTCCCGTAGCGGTCGACCAGCGGACAGACCGCGCCCCCGAGCGCGCGCATACAC from Haloterrigena sp. KLK7 includes these protein-coding regions:
- a CDS encoding alanine--glyoxylate aminotransferase family protein, which codes for MKFTPGPTAVPPAVREAMAEEQPNPDVDPAFAERYQALCEDLADVYDTDHDVVVPGGEGILGLEAAIASLVAPGDRVLCISNGLYGDGFADFVESYGGEAELVSAPFDEPLDLEAVERALEDAENDGEPFELATMVHCETPTGTLNDLDPILDLLEEHDVPSVVDAVSSLGGTPVPTDRIDVCLGASQKCFSAPPGLTTAAISDRAWELMDDRDPSSLYTNFLPWRDVSEEFPYTHLSANVAALEEAIDRLLEEGLESVYRRHEAAAERCRERGAELGLEVYPDRERSSPTVTAFHLPGEAKQVQQRVAAEEDVVLATGLGEMENDILRFGHMGYNAELEKVDRAMDALEAVLE